In one Pseudomonas tensinigenes genomic region, the following are encoded:
- a CDS encoding PA2817 family protein: MSNVVADHLVLLDHLRSILVAVGEAEQVPEESHALFLERFDELLASLPIDPIESQYLGQDILTQVISRYPQIAHLIPRDLLWFFAGDCLHYLSDEEIDLYQALEERRYEAEQNDEPFDWNQEKQLLAMSAQDSKH; the protein is encoded by the coding sequence GTGTCCAACGTCGTTGCCGATCATCTTGTTTTGCTCGACCACCTGCGCAGCATCCTGGTCGCCGTAGGTGAGGCCGAACAGGTTCCCGAAGAAAGCCATGCCCTGTTCCTGGAGCGCTTCGACGAACTGCTCGCATCGCTGCCGATCGATCCGATCGAAAGCCAGTACCTGGGCCAGGACATCCTGACTCAAGTGATTAGCCGTTACCCGCAGATCGCCCACCTGATCCCGCGCGATCTGCTGTGGTTCTTCGCCGGTGACTGCCTGCACTACCTGTCCGATGAAGAGATCGACCTGTATCAGGCCCTGGAAGAGCGCCGTTACGAAGCTGAACAGAACGACGAACCGTTCGACTGGAATCAGGAAAAACAGCTGCTGGCGATGTCCGCTCAGGACAGCAAGCACTGA
- a CDS encoding LysR family transcriptional regulator — MSINLPLPLLGEMAIFVKVVETGSFSEAARQLGSSPSAVSRSISRLEKALATRLLQRTTRKLRLSDGGEEVFKRCQEMVSAAKSVMEISGQFTHDAEGLVRVSVPKAVGRFVIHPHMPEFLRRYPKVDVELLLEDRQVDLIDDHVDLAIRITDRPPAGLVGRQLLTIDHLLCATPQYLAEYGTPTHPHDLLNHSCIYLGETPSDARWKFKKGSKAVTVGVRGRYAANHTGVRLGAVLQHIGIGSLPYFTARYALEQKLIVQVLPDWTFLASYHGGLWLLHSPTRYLPPKLRVFIDYLVECLQKEPTLSKPGKSGGASNAAMAYELPESEGLL; from the coding sequence GTGAGCATAAATCTTCCGCTCCCGCTGCTCGGTGAGATGGCAATCTTCGTCAAGGTCGTGGAAACCGGCAGCTTTTCTGAAGCGGCTCGGCAACTGGGTTCATCGCCGTCGGCGGTCAGTCGCAGTATTTCGCGGCTGGAAAAAGCCTTGGCCACGCGACTGTTGCAGCGCACTACGCGCAAGCTGCGTTTGAGTGATGGCGGCGAAGAGGTATTCAAGCGTTGTCAGGAGATGGTAAGCGCGGCCAAGTCAGTGATGGAAATCAGTGGCCAGTTCACCCATGACGCGGAAGGGCTGGTGCGGGTCAGCGTGCCAAAAGCAGTCGGGCGGTTTGTGATTCATCCGCACATGCCAGAGTTTCTGCGGCGTTATCCCAAGGTTGATGTCGAGTTGCTACTGGAGGATCGCCAGGTTGATTTGATCGACGACCATGTCGATCTGGCCATTCGTATTACGGATCGACCACCGGCCGGGTTGGTCGGGCGGCAATTGCTGACCATCGATCATTTGCTCTGTGCCACGCCGCAGTACCTGGCCGAGTACGGCACCCCGACTCACCCTCATGATTTGCTCAATCACAGCTGTATTTATCTGGGTGAAACCCCCAGCGATGCACGCTGGAAATTCAAGAAAGGCAGCAAAGCGGTAACGGTGGGTGTGCGCGGTCGCTATGCCGCCAATCACACCGGTGTGCGATTGGGTGCGGTGTTGCAGCACATCGGCATTGGCAGCCTGCCGTATTTCACTGCCCGTTACGCACTTGAGCAGAAGTTGATTGTGCAGGTGCTGCCGGACTGGACCTTTCTGGCGTCCTACCATGGCGGACTGTGGTTGCTGCATTCGCCGACGCGCTATCTGCCACCCAAGTTGCGCGTGTTTATCGACTATCTGGTGGAGTGTCTGCAGAAAGAGCCGACCTTGAGCAAGCCGGGCAAGTCAGGTGGTGCGAGTAACGCAGCCATGGCGTATGAATTACCGGAAAGCGAGGGATTGCTGTAA
- a CDS encoding alanyl-tRNA editing protein: MTLRLFFHSDDLKANVEVLDCTPHENEFAVVLRATLFHPQGGGQPCDTGWIDESQVLRVVQEPDRIVHYVDRPVKLGMTCIHVDGERRSFNTRMHSAGHLIGHFVQAMGWMPIKAHHWPDEGRVQFKPGEAAQEVDTETVQTGIDHWIEHDLPRLTSLREGAREIGFGELPAYGCGGTHVRSLKDLGTVTIASLSQKKGTLSVHYSVD; encoded by the coding sequence ATGACGCTTCGCCTCTTTTTCCATAGTGATGACCTCAAGGCTAATGTAGAAGTCCTCGACTGCACGCCCCACGAGAACGAATTTGCGGTGGTGCTGCGCGCCACCCTGTTCCATCCGCAAGGGGGTGGCCAGCCCTGCGATACCGGCTGGATCGATGAGAGCCAGGTATTACGCGTCGTACAGGAACCGGACCGGATCGTTCATTACGTCGACCGCCCCGTAAAGCTTGGCATGACCTGTATCCATGTCGATGGAGAACGCCGCAGCTTCAACACCCGTATGCATTCGGCCGGCCATCTGATCGGACATTTCGTTCAGGCCATGGGCTGGATGCCGATCAAGGCACACCACTGGCCGGATGAAGGTCGAGTGCAATTCAAACCCGGCGAAGCTGCGCAGGAAGTCGATACCGAGACCGTTCAAACCGGGATCGACCACTGGATCGAGCACGACCTGCCCCGCCTGACCTCGCTACGCGAAGGTGCGCGGGAAATCGGTTTTGGTGAACTGCCCGCCTATGGCTGCGGCGGCACCCATGTACGTAGCCTGAAGGATCTGGGCACAGTCACGATCGCGTCCCTTTCGCAGAAGAAAGGCACGTTGTCCGTCCACTACAGCGTGGATTGA
- a CDS encoding 2OG-Fe(II) oxygenase has product MMLDVERLDETCIKKLANEEVLAIRVKGFLPEPLAIQIGNKILAPGFEGYINAPSIGRIGMAFYEAENQPLLIEDYFERATSNIAELRNRCAPYSSPIDTLRCMLDESWPAGAHLENLYGRKMYVGLSRVVKPGVCFLAHHDIFAKDAPDSFQARSLEAQFACNVYLNMPTEGGALQMWDDDITPDQFDEMRGDSYGIEPALLGPPALEVRPQPGDFIMFNSRRMHSVTPGVADPRLSLSFFVGYRGNASPLTYWS; this is encoded by the coding sequence ATGATGCTAGACGTCGAGCGTCTCGATGAGACGTGCATAAAAAAACTGGCCAACGAAGAAGTCCTCGCCATCCGCGTCAAAGGTTTTCTGCCTGAGCCGCTGGCCATTCAGATTGGCAACAAAATTCTTGCTCCAGGTTTTGAGGGTTACATCAACGCACCGAGCATCGGCCGCATCGGCATGGCTTTTTATGAGGCGGAAAACCAGCCGTTACTGATCGAAGACTACTTCGAACGCGCCACCAGCAACATCGCGGAATTGCGCAATCGCTGCGCCCCCTATTCGTCACCGATCGATACCTTGCGCTGCATGCTCGACGAATCCTGGCCGGCCGGCGCACACCTGGAAAATCTCTACGGCCGGAAAATGTATGTCGGCCTGTCGCGAGTAGTGAAACCCGGCGTGTGCTTCCTGGCCCATCACGACATCTTCGCCAAGGACGCCCCGGACAGTTTCCAGGCCCGCAGCCTGGAGGCGCAGTTCGCCTGCAACGTCTATCTGAACATGCCGACCGAGGGCGGTGCGCTGCAGATGTGGGACGACGACATCACCCCGGATCAGTTCGACGAGATGCGTGGCGACAGTTACGGCATCGAACCGGCGCTGCTCGGCCCACCCGCGCTGGAAGTCCGACCGCAACCCGGCGATTTCATCATGTTCAATTCGCGTCGCATGCACTCGGTGACCCCGGGCGTGGCAGATCCGCGCTTGAGCCTTTCCTTTTTTGTCGGCTATCGCGGCAATGCTTCACCCCTGACCTACTGGAGCTGA
- a CDS encoding LysE family translocator codes for MYSNYLGEFLALATIHFLAVVAPGPDFAVTIRQSVRFGRLVGICTALGIGAGISVHVLYTLLGVGALMHTTPWLSTVAKLIGGAYILYLGISLLRSKPKSALEGEKNSEEPVVAQTLFKAFSTGFLTNATNPKATLFFLAIFTTIISAETPLQIQAFYGLWMCFVNALWFVIVALFFSSSKVRLLFMRMGHWFERTMGVVLILFAGRLMLSW; via the coding sequence ATGTATTCGAATTATCTGGGCGAGTTTCTGGCGCTGGCTACTATTCACTTCCTGGCTGTGGTTGCTCCCGGCCCGGACTTCGCGGTGACTATTCGCCAAAGCGTACGCTTCGGCCGACTGGTGGGGATCTGCACGGCGCTGGGTATTGGCGCGGGGATTTCCGTACACGTGCTGTACACGCTACTGGGCGTGGGGGCATTGATGCACACGACCCCTTGGTTGTCGACCGTCGCCAAACTGATCGGCGGCGCTTACATCCTGTATTTGGGTATCAGTCTGCTGCGCAGTAAACCCAAATCGGCCCTTGAAGGTGAGAAAAACAGTGAGGAGCCGGTGGTTGCACAAACCTTGTTCAAAGCCTTCAGCACCGGTTTTCTGACCAACGCAACCAACCCCAAGGCCACGCTATTTTTCCTGGCCATCTTCACCACAATCATCAGCGCTGAAACACCTCTGCAAATCCAGGCGTTCTATGGTTTGTGGATGTGTTTTGTAAACGCGCTGTGGTTCGTGATCGTGGCGCTGTTTTTCTCGAGCAGCAAAGTACGCCTGCTGTTCATGCGCATGGGACATTGGTTCGAACGCACCATGGGCGTAGTGCTGATTCTGTTTGCCGGCCGCCTGATGCTGTCCTGGTAG
- a CDS encoding methyl-accepting chemotaxis protein, whose amino-acid sequence MLAMQQMGAGLSAIVSGLQAGIEQLASSAQSLSAVTEQTNLEVSSQKEETEQVATAMNQMTATVHDVARNAEEAALAAQTADDKVESGQQVVRQSMARIEQLADSATSASSSIESLSAEIQNIGTVLGVIKSVAEQTNLLALNAAIEAARAGEQGRGFAVVADEVRALARRTQQSTEEIERLVSALRSAAHSSVQQIQSSGELVKLAVSDALQTESALGSIAVAVSLIQQMNQQIAAAAEEQSSVAEEINRSVTSIRASADQSSIAMRGNAASSVELAQLGSELRGMVGHFRL is encoded by the coding sequence ATGTTGGCGATGCAGCAGATGGGCGCGGGACTGAGTGCGATTGTCAGCGGGTTGCAGGCAGGTATCGAGCAACTGGCCAGTTCGGCGCAATCGCTGTCGGCGGTCACCGAGCAGACCAACCTTGAGGTCAGCAGCCAGAAGGAAGAAACCGAGCAGGTGGCCACGGCAATGAACCAGATGACCGCCACCGTGCATGACGTTGCGCGCAATGCCGAAGAGGCGGCGTTGGCTGCGCAGACGGCGGATGACAAGGTCGAGAGTGGTCAGCAGGTGGTGCGCCAGAGCATGGCGCGCATTGAGCAATTGGCTGATTCGGCGACGTCGGCCAGTTCCAGCATCGAAAGCCTCAGTGCGGAAATCCAGAATATCGGGACGGTGCTGGGGGTGATCAAAAGCGTCGCTGAGCAGACCAATCTACTGGCGCTGAATGCCGCGATCGAGGCGGCTCGGGCCGGGGAGCAGGGCAGGGGCTTTGCGGTGGTGGCCGATGAGGTGCGCGCACTGGCTCGGCGCACGCAGCAATCGACTGAGGAAATTGAACGGCTGGTGAGTGCATTGCGCTCGGCGGCGCATTCGTCGGTGCAGCAGATTCAGAGCAGCGGGGAGTTGGTGAAGCTGGCGGTGAGTGATGCGTTGCAGACCGAGAGTGCGCTGGGGAGTATTGCGGTGGCGGTGTCGTTGATTCAGCAGATGAATCAGCAGATTGCGGCGGCGGCCGAGGAGCAGAGTTCGGTGGCGGAGGAGATCAATCGCAGTGTGACGAGTATTCGCGCGAGTGCGGATCAGTCGTCGATCGCGATGCGCGGGAATGCGGCTTCGAGTGTTGAACTGGCGCAGTTGGGGAGTGAGTTGCGTGGGATGGTTGGGCATTTTCGGCTTTGA
- a CDS encoding PLP-dependent aminotransferase family protein has product MELRIDRQAMVPVVQQIVDGLTEWILQSGVVPATRLPSVRQIARDNLLSQSCVVEACERLVSQGVLSARQGSGFIVAASPSTLGADDELAPFEGRYAWCDAVCEAAGGLKLGAGGLPQSWREPDDLSYALREVARTDMASLFNYSTPLGLPALREQIVKRLKLFGIEARSSQLLSTCGASHALDLIVRSLFKAGDCVVVETPGYAPLFDLLRLHGVRMLEVRRTPNGPDIEALEALLQQFRPGALFINSHHHNPTGSCLSASVAQRILQLSKAYDLRVIEDDVYADLHTGNGTRLAALDDEGRVIYVGSFSKTLSSSLRVGFVFAETEMVRRLAQVKMISGLGASRFTEAVLASLMVSGAYRKLVQRQRQRLNADRAAALQALEDADWEVFGKPAGGLFIWARSRMTDHVRVRRQAQYCGVLLSAPDAFSPCGESGDWLRINVAYACDPRARQFFRNTGSDRPQAF; this is encoded by the coding sequence ATGGAATTGAGAATTGATCGACAGGCAATGGTGCCGGTCGTGCAGCAGATTGTTGACGGACTGACCGAGTGGATCCTGCAAAGTGGCGTAGTGCCGGCCACCCGTTTGCCCTCCGTGCGGCAAATCGCCCGGGATAACCTGCTCAGTCAGTCGTGTGTTGTCGAGGCGTGTGAACGGCTGGTATCGCAGGGCGTTCTTAGCGCCCGCCAAGGCTCCGGGTTCATTGTCGCCGCCTCGCCATCGACACTGGGCGCCGATGATGAATTGGCGCCATTCGAGGGCCGCTATGCCTGGTGTGATGCAGTGTGCGAGGCAGCCGGGGGGTTGAAGCTGGGGGCCGGTGGTCTGCCGCAAAGCTGGCGCGAGCCTGACGACCTCAGCTATGCGCTGCGCGAGGTGGCGCGCACCGATATGGCCAGCCTGTTCAACTACAGCACGCCTTTGGGACTTCCTGCGTTGCGCGAGCAGATCGTCAAACGTCTGAAGCTGTTCGGTATCGAGGCTCGCAGTTCGCAGTTGCTGAGTACCTGCGGCGCCAGCCACGCGCTGGATCTGATCGTGCGCAGCTTGTTCAAGGCCGGAGACTGCGTGGTGGTCGAGACACCAGGGTATGCGCCGCTGTTCGATCTCCTGCGCCTGCACGGCGTGCGGATGCTCGAGGTGCGTCGTACCCCGAACGGGCCGGATATCGAAGCGCTGGAGGCTTTGCTGCAACAGTTTCGGCCTGGCGCATTGTTCATCAACAGCCATCATCACAATCCCACCGGAAGTTGCCTGTCGGCTAGCGTGGCCCAACGCATCCTGCAACTGAGCAAGGCCTATGATTTGCGCGTGATCGAAGACGATGTCTACGCGGATTTGCATACGGGCAACGGTACGCGACTGGCGGCGCTGGATGATGAGGGGCGGGTCATCTATGTGGGCAGTTTTTCCAAGACACTGAGCAGTTCGTTGCGGGTCGGGTTCGTCTTCGCCGAAACCGAAATGGTCAGGCGACTGGCTCAGGTCAAGATGATCAGCGGCTTGGGGGCGTCGAGGTTTACCGAGGCGGTGCTGGCCAGTCTGATGGTCAGCGGCGCTTACCGCAAACTGGTGCAGCGCCAGCGCCAACGCTTGAATGCCGATCGTGCCGCCGCGCTGCAGGCGCTGGAGGACGCCGATTGGGAGGTTTTCGGCAAGCCTGCGGGTGGGTTGTTCATCTGGGCGCGCTCGCGCATGACCGATCATGTTCGGGTACGCCGGCAGGCGCAGTATTGCGGCGTGTTGCTGTCAGCGCCTGATGCGTTCAGTCCCTGTGGCGAATCGGGCGACTGGTTGCGCATCAACGTCGCATACGCCTGCGATCCACGCGCTCGGCAGTTTTTTCGCAACACCGGTTCGGATCGACCTCAAGCGTTCTGA
- a CDS encoding SDR family oxidoreductase has translation MSMTFSGQVAVVTGAANGIGRATAQAFAAEGLKVVVADLDAAGGEGTVALIRTAGGEATFVRCNVTVESEVKNLMDEVINTYGRLDYAFNNAGIEIEKGKLAEGSMDEFDAIMGVNVKGVWLCMKYQLPLLLAQGGGAIVNTASVAGLGAAPKMSIYAASKHAVIGLTKSAAIEYAKKKIRVNAVCPAVIDTDMFRRAYEADPKKGEFANAMHPVGRIGKVEEIASAVLYLCSDGAAFTTGHSLAVDGGVTAF, from the coding sequence ATGAGCATGACGTTTTCCGGTCAAGTTGCCGTAGTCACCGGCGCGGCCAACGGCATCGGCCGGGCGACCGCCCAGGCATTCGCCGCCGAAGGTTTGAAAGTGGTGGTGGCCGATCTGGATGCGGCAGGGGGCGAGGGTACGGTAGCGCTTATTCGTACAGCCGGCGGCGAAGCGACCTTCGTGCGCTGCAACGTGACCGTCGAAAGCGAAGTGAAAAATCTGATGGACGAGGTGATCAATACCTACGGCCGTCTCGACTATGCCTTCAACAATGCCGGCATCGAAATCGAAAAAGGCAAACTGGCCGAAGGCTCGATGGATGAGTTCGACGCGATCATGGGCGTCAACGTCAAGGGCGTCTGGCTGTGCATGAAGTATCAACTGCCGCTATTGCTGGCTCAGGGCGGCGGGGCGATCGTCAATACCGCCTCAGTCGCGGGGCTGGGCGCGGCACCGAAGATGAGCATCTATGCGGCGTCGAAGCATGCGGTGATCGGTTTGACCAAATCGGCAGCCATCGAATACGCCAAGAAGAAAATCCGCGTCAACGCTGTGTGTCCGGCGGTGATCGATACCGACATGTTCCGTCGCGCCTATGAGGCCGATCCGAAGAAGGGCGAATTCGCCAATGCCATGCACCCGGTCGGGCGCATCGGTAAAGTCGAGGAAATTGCCAGTGCCGTGTTGTATCTGTGCAGCGACGGTGCGGCTTTCACCACCGGCCACTCGCTGGCAGTCGACGGCGGCGTCACCGCATTCTGA